Proteins co-encoded in one Dioscorea cayenensis subsp. rotundata cultivar TDr96_F1 unplaced genomic scaffold, TDr96_F1_v2_PseudoChromosome.rev07_lg8_w22 25.fasta BLBR01001205.1, whole genome shotgun sequence genomic window:
- the LOC120255812 gene encoding proteinaceous RNase P 1, chloroplastic/mitochondrial, giving the protein MCSKSLDLPSALHLYDDALASSLSLNLHLYNSLLYLCSSFPHPLGLQRGFQIFSRMSADPSVVPNEATFTALARLAAADKNPRLAFQYVLQMYSSGIPPKLRSYGPALFGFCENRDLDGAREVEAHMDASGVVPEEAELAALFKLFSESGNADEVYRILHRMRVLVRRVSESTAEILERWFESDVAAEVGVEDWDEKKVKEGVIKGGGGWHGQGWLGNGRWCVGRSEMDGNGVCQKCGERLVCIDIDPNETEDFARSLSALACQREAKDDFSRFEEWLDRWGPFDAVIDAANVGLCNQRDFNFHQLKSVVNGMRESSPLKKLPLVILHNRRVKGGPANSPNNKALIDSWRKAGVLYVTPHGSNDDWYWLYAAVKCKSLLVTNDEMRDHLFELLGTSFFPRWKEKHQVRLSFSRRGLSFHMPPPYSIVIQESEQGSWHMPTTVGDDIETPRQWVCVSRDAASDLSLADPRLIQMKS; this is encoded by the exons ATGTGCTCCAAATCCCTCGACCTTCCTTCGGCTCTCCACCTCTACGACGACGCCCTCGCCTCCTCCCTCTCCCTCAACCTTCACCTCTACAACTCCCTCCTTTACCTCTGCTCCTCCTTCCCCCACCCTCTTGGCCTCCAGCGTGGCTTCCAGATCTTCTCCCGCATGTCTGCTGACCCTTCCGTCGTCCCCAACGAGGCCACTTTCACTGCTCTCGCTCGCCTTGCCGCCGCTGACAAGAACCCCCGTCTCGCCTTCCAGTATGTCCTCCAGATGTATAGTTCTGGTATCCCTCCTAAGCTTCGGTCCTATGGCCCTGCTCTCTTTGGCTTCTGTGAAAACCGCGACCTTGATGGTGCTCGTGAGGTTGAAGCTCATATGGACGCCTCTGGCGTCGTCCCTGAGGAGGCTGAGCTTGCTGCATTGTTCAAACTATTCTCTGAGTCCGGGAATGCTGATGAGGTTTACCGGATTCTCCACCGGATGCGGGTTTTGGTGCGACGCGTGTCTGAATCGACTGCGGAGATTTTGGAGCGATGGTTTGAGTCGGATGTAGCTGCGGAGGTTGGAGTAGAGGATTGGGATGAAAAGAAGGTGAAGGAAGGGGTGATTAAAGGAGGAGGGGGTTGGCATGGGCAGGGGTGGCTTGGAAATGGGAGGTGGTGTGTTGGGAGGAGTGAGATGGATGGGAATGGAGTGTGCCAGAAATGTGGGGAAAGATTGGTTTGTATTGACATTGATCCAAATGAGACTGAAGATTTTGCAAGGTCATTGTCGGCTTTGGCTTGCCAGAGGGAGGCCAAGGATGATTTCTCTCGCTTTGAG GAGTGGCTTGACCGCTGGGGGCCATTTGACGCTGTCATTGATGCTGCCAATGTAGGCCTTTGCAATCAGcgtgattttaattttcatcaG TTGAAGTCTGTTGTAAATGGGATGCGAGAAAGTAGTCCTTTGAAAAAGTTGCCACTTGTTATTTTGCACAATAGACGTGTCAAAGGTGGCCCAGCGAATTCTCCAAATAATAAGGCACTTATAGATTCTTGGCGAAAAGCTGGTGTCTTGTATGTTACCCCTCATGGATCAAATGATGACTG GTACTGGTTATATGCGGCTGTCAAATGTAAATCTCTGCTTGTTACAAATGATGAGATGAGGGATCACTTGTTTGAACTTCTTGGGACCAGCTTCTTTCCAAGATGGAAAGAAAAACATCAG GTGCGACTCTCATTTTCTAGACGTGGCCTTTCTTTCCACATGCCACCTCCATATTCAATTGTAATACAG GAGTCTGAACAAGGTAGTTGGCATATGCCAACAACTGTTGGTGATGACATTGAAACTCCTCGCCAGTGGGTTTGTGTATCGAGGGATGCCGCATCCGATTTATCTTTAGCTGATCCACGGTtgattcaaatgaaatcataA